From Nguyenibacter vanlangensis, one genomic window encodes:
- the groES gene encoding co-chaperone GroES, with protein sequence MTNFRPLHDRVVVRRLTGEEKTAGGIIIPDTAKEKPMEGEIISVGPGARNEQGQIVALDVKAGDKVLFGKWSGTEVKINGEELLIMKESDIMGVIG encoded by the coding sequence ATGACGAACTTTCGTCCCCTGCATGACCGCGTGGTCGTCCGTCGCCTGACCGGCGAGGAGAAGACGGCCGGCGGCATCATCATCCCCGACACCGCCAAGGAAAAGCCGATGGAAGGCGAGATCATCTCGGTCGGCCCCGGCGCGCGGAACGAGCAGGGACAGATCGTCGCCCTGGACGTCAAGGCGGGCGACAAGGTGCTGTTCGGCAAGTGGTCGGGCACCGAAGTGAAGATCAATGGCGAGGAGCTGCTGATCATGAAGGAAAGCGACATCATGGGCGTGATCGGCTGA
- a CDS encoding lysine--tRNA ligase gives MPEQNRNVPNSLPKAWPFDEARKLAAHVEKKGAPADAPALLETGYGPSGLPHIGTFGEVARTSWVRQAYTRLTGRPTRLLAFSDDMDALRKVPDNVPNGDMLRGHLGKPLSRIPDPFGTHESFAAHNNARLRAFLDGFGFAYEFASSTDYYTGGRFDAALRRVLEVHDEIVAVIAPTLGPDRRATYSPVLPIHPRTGHVMQVRMDAIDAAAGTVRWTDDAGETFETPVTGGHAKMQWKADWAMRWYALGVDYEMSGKDLIDSVKLSGRICRILGGEPPAGLTYELFLDENGQKISKSKGNGISVEEWLRYAPPESLGQYMFNAPQRAKRLFFDVIPKAADEYLANVARAGETPADDAALLANPAWFIHGGAIGADDGSPLSFGMLLNLASVANAETADVLWKFIRRYDAAASPETCPMLARLVEHAVVYYADFVRPAKTYRAPAPHERTALADLAESLRGLEDAPTDPDTLQNLVFEIGKRHGFAALRDWFGCLYEVLLGQKEGPRFGIFTGLYGVSETVALIETALIRAPAADAVADASDDAAG, from the coding sequence ATGCCCGAACAGAACCGCAACGTCCCCAATTCCCTGCCCAAGGCCTGGCCGTTCGACGAGGCCCGGAAGCTGGCGGCCCATGTCGAGAAAAAGGGCGCCCCGGCCGACGCGCCGGCCCTGCTGGAAACCGGATACGGGCCGTCCGGCCTGCCGCATATCGGCACGTTCGGCGAGGTCGCGCGCACCTCGTGGGTGCGCCAGGCCTATACCAGGCTGACCGGCCGCCCGACCCGGCTGCTGGCCTTTTCGGACGACATGGACGCGCTGCGCAAGGTGCCGGACAACGTGCCCAACGGCGACATGCTGCGCGGACATCTGGGCAAGCCGCTGTCGCGCATCCCCGATCCGTTCGGCACGCATGAATCCTTTGCCGCCCACAATAATGCGCGGCTGCGCGCGTTCCTCGACGGGTTCGGCTTCGCCTACGAATTCGCCTCGTCCACCGACTATTATACCGGCGGCCGCTTCGACGCCGCCCTGCGCCGGGTGCTCGAAGTGCATGACGAAATCGTCGCCGTCATCGCGCCGACCCTGGGTCCGGACCGCAGGGCGACCTATTCCCCGGTGCTGCCGATCCATCCGCGCACCGGCCATGTCATGCAGGTTCGCATGGATGCGATCGACGCGGCCGCCGGGACAGTCCGCTGGACCGACGATGCGGGCGAGACCTTCGAAACCCCGGTGACCGGCGGCCATGCCAAGATGCAGTGGAAGGCCGACTGGGCGATGCGCTGGTACGCGCTGGGCGTCGATTACGAAATGTCCGGCAAGGACCTGATCGACAGCGTCAAGCTCTCGGGCAGGATCTGCCGTATCCTGGGCGGCGAACCGCCCGCCGGCCTGACCTACGAACTCTTCCTCGACGAAAACGGACAGAAGATCTCCAAATCCAAGGGCAACGGCATCTCGGTCGAGGAATGGCTGCGCTATGCCCCGCCGGAAAGCCTGGGTCAGTACATGTTCAACGCCCCGCAGCGGGCGAAGCGCCTGTTCTTCGACGTCATCCCCAAGGCGGCGGACGAATACCTGGCCAATGTCGCCCGTGCCGGGGAAACGCCGGCCGACGACGCGGCCCTGCTGGCCAATCCGGCCTGGTTCATCCATGGCGGCGCCATCGGCGCCGATGACGGCAGCCCGCTGAGCTTCGGCATGCTGTTGAACCTGGCCAGCGTCGCGAATGCCGAAACCGCCGACGTGCTGTGGAAATTCATCCGCCGCTACGACGCCGCGGCATCGCCCGAGACCTGCCCCATGCTGGCGCGGCTGGTGGAACATGCCGTCGTCTACTACGCCGATTTCGTGCGCCCCGCGAAGACCTACCGCGCGCCCGCGCCGCACGAACGCACCGCCCTGGCCGACCTGGCCGAAAGCCTGCGCGGGCTCGAAGACGCGCCCACCGACCCGGACACGCTGCAGAACCTGGTCTTCGAAATCGGCAAGCGCCACGGCTTCGCCGCCCTGCGCGACTGGTTCGGCTGCCTGTACGAGGTCCTGCTGGGCCAGAAAGAGGGGCCGCGCTTCGGGATCTTCACCGGATTGTACGGCGTGTCGGAAACCGTGGCGCTGATCGAAACGGCCCTGATCCGCGCCCCCGCCGCGGATGCGGTCGCCGACGCATCCGACGACGCCGCCGGCTGA
- a CDS encoding usg protein, whose protein sequence is MTLRLQLRDYRLTTAEILYRLPDHPALLQTYIWQNMDMAPSFPELRRFLDFWTRSLDGRLHSVRVAQQARLAVPSVRHAGAWLTIH, encoded by the coding sequence ATGACCCTGCGGCTTCAGCTTCGCGATTATCGCCTGACCACTGCCGAGATTCTCTATCGCCTGCCGGACCACCCCGCCCTGCTCCAGACCTATATCTGGCAGAACATGGACATGGCCCCGTCCTTTCCGGAACTGCGCCGCTTCCTGGATTTCTGGACGCGGTCGCTGGATGGGCGGCTGCATTCGGTGCGGGTCGCCCAGCAGGCGCGCCTGGCCGTGCCGTCGGTGCGCCATGCCGGCGCGTGGCTGACCATTCATTGA
- the groL gene encoding chaperonin GroEL (60 kDa chaperone family; promotes refolding of misfolded polypeptides especially under stressful conditions; forms two stacked rings of heptamers to form a barrel-shaped 14mer; ends can be capped by GroES; misfolded proteins enter the barrel where they are refolded when GroES binds), giving the protein MAAKDVKFGGDARQRMLRGVDILADAVKVTLGPKGRNVVLDKSFGAPRITKDGVSVAKEIELADKFENMGAQMVREVASKTNDVAGDGTTTATVLAQAIVREGAKAVAAGMNPMDLKRGIDKAVIAVVEELKKNTKKITTPAETAQVGTISANGETEIGEMISQAMQKVGSEGVITVEEAKGLHTELDVVEGMQFDRGYISPYFITNAEKMVADLDSPYILIHEKKLSSLQPMLPLLESVVQSGRPLLIIAEDVDGEALATLVVNKLRGGLKIAAVKAPGFGDRRKAMLEDIAILTGGQVISEDLGIKLETVTLAMLGRAKKVRIEKENTTIVEGAGASDDIKGRCAQIRAQIEETTSDYDREKLQERLAKLAGGVAVIRVGGSTEVEVKERKDRVDDALHATRAAVEEGIVPGGGTALARASAALGDLGLANDDQRVGAEIIRKALQSPLRQIAHNAGEDGAVIAGKVLETNDYNYGFDAQVGEYKDLVAAGIIDPTKVVRTALQDAASVASLLITTEAMVAEKPEKKAPAAPAGGMGGMGDMDF; this is encoded by the coding sequence ATGGCAGCCAAGGACGTAAAGTTCGGCGGTGACGCACGCCAGCGCATGCTGCGGGGCGTGGACATTCTGGCCGATGCGGTAAAGGTGACCCTGGGCCCCAAGGGCCGTAACGTCGTGCTCGACAAGAGCTTCGGCGCGCCGCGCATCACCAAGGACGGCGTGTCCGTCGCCAAGGAAATCGAACTGGCCGACAAGTTCGAGAACATGGGCGCCCAGATGGTGCGCGAAGTGGCGTCGAAGACCAACGACGTCGCCGGTGACGGCACCACGACCGCGACCGTTCTCGCCCAGGCGATCGTCCGCGAGGGTGCCAAGGCCGTCGCGGCGGGCATGAACCCGATGGACCTCAAGCGCGGCATCGACAAGGCCGTGATCGCGGTCGTCGAAGAGCTGAAGAAGAACACCAAGAAGATCACGACCCCGGCCGAAACGGCCCAGGTCGGCACGATCTCGGCCAACGGCGAGACCGAAATCGGCGAGATGATCTCGCAGGCCATGCAGAAGGTCGGCAGCGAGGGCGTCATCACGGTGGAAGAGGCCAAGGGCCTGCATACCGAGCTGGACGTCGTCGAGGGCATGCAGTTCGACCGCGGCTATATCTCTCCGTATTTCATCACGAATGCCGAGAAGATGGTTGCCGATCTGGACAGCCCCTACATCCTGATCCACGAGAAGAAGCTGTCGTCGCTGCAGCCGATGCTGCCGCTGCTCGAGAGCGTGGTGCAGTCCGGCCGTCCGCTGCTGATCATCGCCGAAGACGTCGATGGCGAGGCGCTGGCGACCCTGGTCGTCAACAAGCTGCGCGGCGGGCTGAAGATCGCCGCCGTCAAGGCGCCGGGCTTCGGTGATCGTCGCAAGGCGATGCTGGAAGACATCGCGATCCTGACCGGCGGCCAGGTCATCAGCGAAGATCTGGGCATCAAGCTCGAGACGGTGACGCTCGCGATGCTGGGCCGTGCCAAGAAGGTCCGCATCGAGAAGGAAAACACCACGATCGTCGAGGGTGCCGGCGCGTCCGACGACATCAAGGGCCGCTGCGCCCAGATCCGCGCGCAGATCGAGGAAACCACCTCGGACTACGACCGCGAGAAGCTGCAGGAGCGTCTGGCGAAGCTGGCGGGCGGCGTTGCCGTCATCCGCGTCGGCGGCTCGACCGAGGTCGAGGTGAAGGAGCGCAAGGACCGCGTCGACGACGCGCTGCATGCGACTCGCGCCGCCGTCGAGGAAGGCATCGTTCCGGGTGGCGGCACCGCGCTGGCGCGCGCCTCGGCCGCCCTGGGCGACCTGGGCCTGGCCAATGACGACCAGCGCGTCGGTGCGGAGATCATCCGCAAGGCGCTGCAGTCGCCGCTGCGCCAGATCGCCCACAATGCGGGCGAAGACGGTGCTGTGATCGCCGGCAAGGTCCTGGAAACCAACGACTACAACTACGGCTTCGACGCCCAGGTCGGCGAGTACAAGGATCTGGTCGCGGCCGGTATCATCGACCCGACCAAGGTCGTCCGTACCGCGCTGCAGGACGCCGCGTCCGTCGCCAGCCTGCTGATCACCACCGAAGCCATGGTGGCCGAGAAGCCGGAAAAGAAGGCCCCGGCCGCGCCGGCCGGCGGCATGGGCGGCATGGGCGACATGGATTTCTAA
- a CDS encoding ATP-dependent DNA helicase has translation MAAAFPPPDMPPALVARHGSCSLLTPDGEVLTLPAEDALRALRDWAPPLVVHAPLTARRMRLQSPSHLPPWLDLLELFLFVLPGRTIPPTVRGLALALGLDEARIGAGEADLLPELADILLDHATALRATPSGEEMAALAVRMARAGWAWGAPVLQALGAAHPLPPERLQPGDAIRVWRRLPKWEETAPRPSPSNHPVSAADARRRLAEMLGPQAESRAGQADFAGAASAAFAPRMVRGDPHMVLAEAGTGTGKTLGYVAPASLWAERNGGTVWISTYTRHLQRQIEGELARLYPDPAVRRRHVVLRKGRENYLCLLNMEEAVNIAASRPGASGATVALSMIARWAGATADGDLTGGDLPGWFGDLFGRGMLAGIADRRGECIHGACPHYQRCFVEHSIRRAREADLVIANHALVMAQAAWHAMDGDGATDEDNVPTRYVFDEGHHVLDAADGAFSVELSGLEAAELRRWLLGAEGARSRARGLKRRLDDLVVGLPRLEAPLEAVLQAAHALPPPGWSARLSAVLAAVPPAAHCEPDTLPPDAVLPGAALPMAVKAESEAALPNPCERLLHVLACQALARSAGSWGGGADAGGHRPGGAMPGAIECDLRPLSDEAGPAAAALARALDRLAVALRTLVERLLERLEDDAGELDAPTRERIEAAIRTLRRRALSRVDGWVAMLRALEQTDGEASGGTPQHVDFIRLDRRDGQRPGEQDVGLHRHWLDPTVPFAAVLAAPAHGIVMTSATLRDQNGHGEAGRDEPEAAERAWEAAEARTGASHLPSPALRAALASPFDYRQQSRAFIVTDVAHDDIGSLAGAYRTLFLAAGGGALGLFTAISRLRAVHQRLSQPLEDAGLPLYAQHVDGMDNATLVDIFRSEANSCLLGTDAMRDGVDVPGRSLRLVVFERVPWPRPDILHRERRTHLSGGAPGEYDDRIARLRLRQAFGRLIRAGGDRGVFVLLDRRAPSRLMSAFPDGVAVRRAGLRDVAQEIEAFVRRRDGNPDAPAS, from the coding sequence ATGGCCGCCGCTTTCCCCCCACCGGACATGCCGCCCGCGCTTGTGGCGCGTCACGGATCGTGCTCGCTGCTGACGCCAGACGGCGAGGTGCTGACCCTGCCGGCCGAGGACGCGCTGCGCGCCTTGCGCGACTGGGCGCCGCCGCTGGTGGTGCATGCGCCGCTGACCGCGCGGCGCATGCGCCTGCAATCCCCGTCACATTTGCCGCCGTGGCTGGACCTGCTGGAACTGTTCCTGTTCGTGCTGCCGGGCCGGACGATTCCGCCGACCGTGCGCGGCCTGGCCCTGGCGCTGGGGCTGGACGAGGCGCGGATCGGCGCCGGCGAAGCCGACCTGCTGCCCGAGCTGGCCGATATCCTGCTGGACCACGCGACCGCCCTGCGCGCCACGCCGTCCGGCGAGGAAATGGCCGCCCTGGCGGTCAGGATGGCACGCGCGGGATGGGCGTGGGGGGCGCCGGTGCTGCAGGCCCTGGGGGCGGCGCATCCCCTGCCGCCCGAAAGGCTGCAGCCGGGCGACGCCATCCGCGTGTGGCGCCGGCTGCCGAAATGGGAGGAGACCGCCCCCCGCCCCTCCCCGTCCAACCATCCGGTATCCGCCGCCGATGCGCGGCGCCGGCTGGCCGAGATGCTGGGGCCCCAGGCGGAAAGCCGTGCGGGACAGGCCGATTTCGCCGGGGCGGCCAGCGCGGCCTTCGCGCCCAGGATGGTGCGGGGCGATCCGCACATGGTGCTGGCCGAGGCCGGGACCGGCACGGGCAAGACGCTGGGCTATGTCGCGCCGGCCAGCCTGTGGGCGGAACGCAATGGCGGGACGGTGTGGATCAGCACCTATACCCGCCACCTGCAGCGGCAGATCGAGGGCGAGCTGGCGCGCCTGTATCCCGATCCGGCGGTGCGGCGGCGGCACGTGGTGCTGCGCAAGGGGCGCGAGAATTATCTGTGCCTGCTGAACATGGAAGAGGCGGTGAATATCGCCGCCAGCCGCCCCGGCGCGTCGGGCGCCACCGTCGCGCTGTCGATGATCGCGCGCTGGGCCGGGGCGACGGCGGATGGCGATCTGACGGGCGGTGACCTGCCCGGATGGTTCGGCGACCTGTTCGGGCGCGGCATGCTGGCCGGAATCGCCGACCGGCGGGGCGAGTGCATCCATGGCGCCTGCCCGCATTACCAGCGCTGTTTCGTCGAACATTCGATTCGGCGCGCGCGGGAGGCCGACCTGGTGATCGCCAACCATGCGCTGGTGATGGCCCAGGCCGCCTGGCATGCGATGGACGGCGACGGCGCGACGGACGAGGACAATGTTCCCACCCGCTATGTGTTCGACGAGGGACATCATGTGCTGGATGCCGCCGACGGTGCGTTTTCAGTCGAGCTGTCGGGGCTGGAGGCGGCCGAACTGCGCCGCTGGCTGCTGGGGGCGGAGGGCGCGCGGTCGCGCGCGCGGGGGCTGAAGCGCCGGCTGGACGACCTGGTCGTCGGGCTGCCGCGGCTGGAGGCGCCGCTGGAGGCGGTGCTGCAGGCGGCGCACGCGCTGCCGCCGCCGGGATGGTCCGCCAGGCTGTCGGCGGTTCTGGCGGCGGTTCCGCCGGCCGCGCATTGCGAACCGGACACCCTGCCGCCGGATGCCGTCCTGCCGGGCGCCGCCTTGCCGATGGCGGTCAAGGCCGAATCCGAGGCCGCGCTGCCCAATCCATGCGAGAGGCTGCTGCATGTGCTGGCATGCCAGGCATTGGCCCGGTCGGCCGGGAGTTGGGGCGGGGGCGCCGACGCGGGCGGGCACCGGCCGGGCGGGGCGATGCCCGGCGCGATCGAGTGCGACCTGCGTCCGCTGTCGGACGAAGCCGGCCCCGCGGCGGCCGCCCTGGCGCGCGCGCTGGACCGGCTGGCCGTCGCGCTGCGCACGCTGGTGGAGCGCTTGCTGGAGCGGCTGGAGGACGATGCGGGCGAACTGGATGCCCCGACGCGCGAGCGGATCGAGGCCGCCATTCGTACCCTACGCCGCCGCGCCCTGTCGCGGGTGGACGGATGGGTCGCCATGCTGCGCGCGCTGGAACAGACGGACGGCGAGGCGTCCGGCGGCACGCCGCAGCATGTCGATTTCATCCGGCTGGACCGGCGCGACGGCCAGCGCCCCGGCGAGCAGGATGTCGGGCTGCATCGCCACTGGCTGGACCCCACCGTACCGTTCGCCGCCGTGCTGGCCGCGCCTGCCCACGGCATCGTGATGACGTCGGCGACGCTGCGCGACCAGAATGGGCATGGCGAGGCCGGCCGGGACGAGCCCGAGGCGGCCGAACGGGCGTGGGAGGCGGCGGAGGCGCGTACCGGCGCCAGCCACCTGCCGTCGCCCGCGTTGCGGGCCGCCCTGGCCAGCCCGTTCGATTATCGCCAGCAGAGCCGCGCCTTTATCGTGACCGACGTGGCGCATGACGATATCGGGTCGCTGGCCGGGGCCTATCGGACCCTGTTCCTGGCGGCCGGCGGCGGGGCGCTGGGGTTGTTCACGGCGATTTCGCGGCTGCGCGCGGTGCATCAGCGCCTGTCGCAACCACTGGAGGATGCGGGCCTGCCGCTCTATGCCCAGCATGTCGACGGCATGGACAACGCGACCCTGGTCGACATCTTCCGCTCGGAAGCCAATTCCTGCCTGCTGGGCACGGATGCGATGCGTGACGGGGTGGACGTGCCGGGCCGGTCGCTGCGGCTGGTCGTCTTCGAACGGGTGCCCTGGCCCCGGCCGGATATCCTGCATCGCGAGCGGCGTACCCATCTTTCCGGCGGGGCGCCGGGCGAATATGACGACCGGATCGCGCGGCTGCGCCTGCGGCAGGCTTTCGGGCGGCTGATCCGCGCCGGCGGCGATCGTGGCGTGTTCGTCCTGCTGGACCGGCGGGCGCCGTCGCGCCTGATGTCGGCCTTTCCGGACGGCGTCGCGGTGCGGCGCGCCGGCCTGCGGGACGTAGCGCAGGAAATCGAGGCCTTCGTGCGCCGGCGCGATGGAAACCCCGATGCGCCGGCATCCTGA
- a CDS encoding S-methyl-5'-thioadenosine phosphorylase, translating into MSINPASGTVPAETIEPVIGLIGGSGLYDVDGLEDKEWRTVETPWGMPSDQLLFGRLDGVRCVFLPRHGRGHPIPPSRLNYRANIAALKMSGVTDIVSLSAVGSLKEDLPPGRFVIIDQFIDRSFAREKSFFDTGCVAHVSMADPLCPRIGDTLEDTARALGLDVTRGGTYLVMEGPQFSTRAESNLYRSWGCSVVGMTNMPEAKLAREAEICYATVAMVTDYDCWHPDHDSVTVDAVVKVMLSNADKARALVKSVIPALGKPRGPCRAGCDRALEHALITAPDKRDPALLARLDAVAGRILSRA; encoded by the coding sequence ATGTCCATTAATCCCGCCTCCGGCACCGTACCGGCCGAAACGATCGAACCCGTGATCGGCCTGATCGGCGGTTCGGGCCTGTACGATGTCGACGGGCTCGAGGACAAGGAATGGCGCACGGTGGAAACGCCCTGGGGCATGCCGTCCGACCAGTTGCTGTTCGGCCGTCTGGACGGGGTGCGCTGCGTCTTCCTGCCGCGCCACGGGCGGGGGCACCCGATCCCGCCGTCGCGCCTGAACTATCGCGCCAACATCGCGGCGCTGAAGATGTCGGGCGTGACCGACATCGTGTCGCTGTCGGCCGTGGGCTCGTTGAAGGAAGACCTTCCCCCTGGCCGGTTCGTCATCATCGACCAGTTCATCGACCGCTCCTTCGCCCGGGAAAAGAGCTTCTTCGACACGGGCTGCGTCGCCCATGTCTCGATGGCCGATCCGCTCTGCCCGCGCATCGGCGATACGCTCGAGGACACGGCCCGCGCGCTCGGCCTGGACGTGACGCGCGGCGGCACCTACCTGGTCATGGAGGGCCCGCAATTCTCGACCCGCGCCGAAAGCAACCTCTACCGCTCCTGGGGCTGTTCGGTGGTCGGCATGACCAACATGCCCGAGGCCAAGCTGGCCCGCGAGGCCGAGATCTGCTACGCGACCGTGGCGATGGTGACCGATTACGATTGCTGGCACCCCGACCATGACAGCGTCACGGTCGACGCGGTCGTCAAGGTCATGCTCTCCAACGCCGACAAGGCCCGCGCTTTGGTCAAATCCGTCATTCCGGCGCTGGGCAAGCCGCGCGGCCCCTGCCGGGCAGGATGCGACCGTGCCCTGGAACATGCGCTGATTACCGCGCCCGACAAGCGCGACCCCGCCCTGCTGGCCCGGCTGGACGCGGTGGCCGGCCGGATCCTGTCCCGGGCCTGA
- a CDS encoding cold-shock protein, whose amino-acid sequence MATGTVKWFNATKGYGFIMPEDGGKDVFVHITAVQAAGLRGLAENQRVSYEVVTERGKAAASDIKPL is encoded by the coding sequence ATGGCGACCGGAACAGTAAAGTGGTTCAACGCGACCAAGGGCTACGGATTCATCATGCCCGAGGATGGCGGCAAGGACGTGTTCGTGCACATTACCGCCGTCCAGGCGGCGGGCCTGCGCGGCCTGGCTGAAAACCAGCGCGTCAGCTACGAAGTCGTGACCGAGCGCGGCAAGGCGGCGGCGTCCGACATCAAGCCGCTCTGA
- a CDS encoding lysylphosphatidylglycerol synthase domain-containing protein: MFLKRQNTSGTPRIPPGWQRLLRHLPHALGLGLMIAAILVVQHQVRDLHWDDILAALRTIPTTTLVLGVGCTLLSYFILSFYDCLAVVQVGRRMSFRRTAFASFCSYVLSHNLGFAAISGAAVRFRLYGNWGLGTFDIAQIIAFCSATYLLGAGTLVGAVLVLEPGAIPVLGARIPHVVLSAVGVAMWIGVVGYILLGLRLARLRLWRYTVALPRPGMALAQTLVAATEVAATAGIAYIFLPGGIGLGYGVFLAIYIASYTAGLVASVPGGLGVFDGAMMLALSPYLPPSQIVSTILVFRLFYYIIPLFLAGLMFAGHELFLRGDAVLARKDRPGAGAPREPLRGPRDARPSHVIRESEADFSVVVATGAVSICGALLIALTILDPASWTRAGGLHHLVGVAGDYLLSLIGVALIGLAVGLSQRVTLAWKVTLALLIGAAALTLLRGASPAVPGILALVAILIAPFRSSYYRHARILSEPLAFPTILSLVLLIGCVLVLACSGPQDEVGGSWWEVMLFTSTHGVARWTVGLAVVLGLVMIGRLIRPGRIAIEAWDEAGRAHYHALDHALDDLGPLTPAGLLPGEAGAALLPFLRVGPYLIGLGDPAGAWDDCASAIWWLRDLAVQEGRQPVFWRVGPSMLDVYNDLGLTSWPIQEGDETRQSFLCCLPQSVADVRATMHGLAADGMPPAAP, translated from the coding sequence ATGTTCCTGAAGCGGCAGAACACGTCAGGCACGCCCCGTATTCCGCCCGGCTGGCAACGGCTGCTGCGGCATCTGCCCCATGCGCTCGGGCTGGGGCTGATGATCGCCGCCATCCTCGTCGTCCAGCACCAGGTCCGCGACCTGCACTGGGACGACATCCTCGCCGCCCTGCGCACGATACCCACCACCACCCTGGTGCTGGGCGTCGGCTGCACCCTGCTCTCCTATTTCATCCTGTCCTTCTATGACTGCCTGGCGGTGGTCCAGGTGGGGCGGCGCATGTCCTTCCGGCGTACCGCCTTCGCCTCGTTCTGTTCCTACGTCCTGTCGCACAATCTGGGATTCGCCGCGATTTCCGGGGCGGCGGTGCGTTTTCGACTCTACGGCAACTGGGGCCTCGGGACATTCGACATCGCGCAGATCATCGCGTTCTGCTCGGCCACCTATCTGCTGGGCGCCGGCACGCTGGTCGGCGCGGTCCTGGTGCTGGAACCCGGGGCGATCCCGGTCCTCGGCGCCCGCATCCCGCATGTGGTGCTGTCCGCCGTCGGCGTCGCGATGTGGATCGGGGTGGTGGGCTACATCCTGCTGGGGCTGCGCCTGGCCAGGCTCAGGCTGTGGCGGTACACCGTCGCGCTGCCGCGTCCGGGCATGGCCCTGGCCCAGACCCTGGTCGCCGCGACCGAGGTCGCGGCCACGGCGGGCATCGCCTATATTTTCCTGCCGGGCGGGATCGGGCTGGGATATGGCGTGTTCCTGGCGATCTATATCGCCTCGTACACGGCCGGGCTGGTCGCCAGCGTGCCCGGCGGCCTGGGCGTGTTCGACGGGGCGATGATGCTGGCGCTCAGCCCCTATCTGCCGCCGTCGCAGATCGTCAGCACGATCCTGGTCTTCAGGCTGTTCTACTACATCATCCCGCTCTTCCTGGCCGGGCTGATGTTCGCCGGGCACGAACTGTTCCTGCGCGGCGACGCCGTCCTGGCGCGCAAGGACCGGCCGGGCGCCGGCGCGCCGCGCGAGCCGTTGCGCGGCCCCCGCGACGCCCGGCCCAGCCACGTCATCCGTGAAAGCGAGGCCGATTTCTCGGTCGTCGTGGCCACGGGCGCGGTATCGATCTGCGGCGCGCTGCTGATCGCGCTGACCATTCTCGATCCCGCCTCCTGGACCCGTGCCGGCGGGCTGCACCATCTGGTGGGCGTGGCGGGGGACTACCTGCTGTCGCTGATCGGCGTCGCCCTGATCGGCCTGGCGGTCGGATTGTCGCAGCGCGTGACCCTGGCCTGGAAGGTCACGCTGGCCCTGCTGATCGGGGCCGCCGCGCTGACCCTGCTGCGCGGCGCATCCCCCGCCGTGCCGGGCATCCTGGCCCTGGTCGCGATCCTGATCGCGCCGTTCCGCAGTTCCTATTACCGCCACGCGCGCATCCTCAGCGAACCGCTGGCATTCCCGACCATCCTGTCGCTGGTGCTGCTGATCGGCTGCGTCCTGGTGCTGGCCTGCTCGGGCCCGCAGGACGAGGTCGGCGGGAGCTGGTGGGAGGTCATGCTCTTCACCTCGACCCACGGGGTCGCGCGCTGGACCGTCGGGCTGGCGGTGGTGCTGGGGCTGGTGATGATCGGCCGCCTGATCCGCCCCGGCCGAATCGCGATCGAGGCGTGGGACGAGGCCGGGCGCGCCCACTATCACGCCCTGGACCACGCGCTGGACGATCTGGGCCCCCTGACGCCGGCGGGCCTGCTGCCCGGCGAGGCCGGCGCGGCCCTGCTGCCCTTCCTGCGCGTCGGGCCCTACCTGATCGGCCTGGGCGATCCCGCCGGCGCATGGGACGATTGCGCCTCGGCCATCTGGTGGCTGCGCGACCTGGCGGTGCAGGAAGGCCGCCAGCCCGTCTTCTGGCGCGTCGGACCGTCCATGCTGGACGTCTATAACGATCTGGGCCTGACCTCCTGGCCGATCCAGGAAGGCGACGAAACGCGGCAGAGCTTCCTGTGCTGCCTGCCGCAGAGCGTCGCGGATGTGCGCGCGACCATGCACGGGCTGGCCGCCGACGGAATGCCGCCGGCCGCCCCTTGA
- a CDS encoding DUF4169 family protein, producing the protein MSNVVNLRRERKRRDRQQKAAVAAENRALHGRTRGARDLQRQQAEHLARTLDGARRDDAPDAPGQD; encoded by the coding sequence ATGAGCAATGTCGTCAACCTCCGGCGCGAACGCAAACGCCGGGACCGGCAGCAGAAAGCGGCTGTCGCGGCCGAAAACCGTGCCCTGCACGGGCGCACGCGCGGCGCGCGCGACCTGCAGCGGCAGCAGGCCGAACACCTGGCGCGCACGCTGGACGGCGCGCGCCGCGACGATGCGCCGGACGCACCCGGGCAGGACTGA